The following are encoded together in the Coregonus clupeaformis isolate EN_2021a unplaced genomic scaffold, ASM2061545v1 scaf3687, whole genome shotgun sequence genome:
- the LOC123490340 gene encoding putative nuclease HARBI1 → MAALALLEDIFNGQIRREQVFRDHSDFLAHDNDWLISRFRFPRAILLELCAELGPNLERETVRSHALPVPLQVLTTLGFLATGSFQRELADRSGISQSCLSRAMPPVWDGIIRLSTRYITFPYDAGDQPNIKAQFAAIAGFPNVIGAIDCTHIAIKAPSEDEFAYVNRKHFHSINVQIICDAQMRLTNIVARWAGSTHDSYILTNSMVGMRLQAGRVRDGWLLGDSGYPLKTWLLTPLTNPQTDRERRYNDARSVVERAIGQLKCRWRCLDRTGGMLLYRPDKVCRIILACGVLHNVAHRHGIPLGEVGALPDDPDPGPVYVQHNQQAIQARQRVIATI, encoded by the exons ATGGCAGCTTTGGCTTTATTAGAAGACATTTTCAATGGACAAATCCGGAGAGAACAAGTTTTTAGGGACCACAGTGATTTTCTGGCCCACGACAATGACTGGCTCATCAGCCGTTTCAGATTTCCAAGGGCTATACTCTTGGAGCTCTGCGCTGAGTTGGGTCCGAATTtggaaagagagacagtgaggagccACGCATTACCCGTTCCTTTACAGGTGCTTACTACACTTGGTTTCCTAGCAACCGGTTCTTTCCAAAGAGAACTGGCAGACCGCTCAGGAATAAGCCAGTCGTGTTTGAGCCGTGCAATGCCACCTGTATGGGACGGCATCATCCGCTTGTCTACCAGGTATATAACGTTCCCATACGATGCAGGTGACCAGCCAAACATCAAAGCGCAATTTGCAGCGATAGCCGGTTTTCCTAATGTAATCGGAGCGATCGACTGCACACATATTGCTATAAAGGCGCCATCTGAAGACGAATTTGCATATGTGAATCGGAAACATTTCcattcaataaatgtgcagattATATGTGATGCACAAATGCGCCTAACAAATATTGTGGCAAGGTGGGCTGGGTCAACCCATGATTCATATATCCTTACAAACAGCATGGTTGGGATGAGACTCCAAGCTGGCAGGGTGCGCGATGGGTGGCTACTTG GAGACAGTGGTTATCCACTAAAGACGTGGCTGTTAACCCCCCTCACCAACCCACAAACTGACCGAGAGCGCAGATACAATGATGCTCGGTCAGTTGTGGAGCGGGCGATTGGGCAGCTGAAATGTCGGTGGCGCTGCCTTGACAGGACCGGGGGGATGCTGTTATACCGCCCTGACAAGGTTTGCCGCATCATACTGGCCTGTGGAGTGCTGCACAATGTCGCGCACAGGCATGGCATACCCCTTGGTGAGGTGGGGGCACTGCCAGATGACCCTGACCCAGGACCAGTATATGTGCAGCACAATCAACAAGCCATTCAGGCCCGTCAACGTGTAATTGCGACAATATAA